The following proteins are co-located in the Malus sylvestris chromosome 13, drMalSylv7.2, whole genome shotgun sequence genome:
- the LOC126595489 gene encoding uncharacterized protein LOC126595489, whose translation MKAFPFSLMDKAKDWLYELAPGTVTSWESMKRAFLEKFFPTSRIILLRKKISGIQQSQGLLPLERQMLDASAGGALVDKTPRDAKTLIANRALNAQQYEGVGQRDTPRPHHVNEVSSISELQSQMANLTSMLSQLVEGPKMQGTTICGVCSIQGHQSDQCPQLIENGGWESANAVGYGNQNQPRNDPFSNTYNSRWCDHPNFRWRDAPQYGQQSGFRQPPGKNVPNVVISNTNLPNVPFPRRFAQSKKEESEKDILDTFRKVQVNIPLLDAIKQVPRFLCPRNGGFKPCSIIANLARPTIHENSENKNRCVYGNINHGVHLGESI comes from the exons atgaaggcttttccattctctttaatggacaaagccaaggattggttatacgagttggctcccggtacagttacatcttgggagagtatgaagagggcgtttctggagaagtttttcccaacttctcgcatcattcttcttcgtaaaaaaataagtggaattcagcaaagccaag gtcttttaccacttgaacggcaaatgttggatgcttccgcgggaggagctctagtggataagacacctagggatgccaaaactctcattgcgaatcgagcactcaatgcacaacaatatgaaggtgttgggcaaagagacaccccacggccacatcatgtcaatgaggtaagttctatttctgagttacaatcccaaatggctaaccttacgtctatgttatcgcagttggttgaaggccccaaaatgcaaggaactacaatctgtggtgtatgctccattcaaggacaccaatctgatcaatgccctcaattaattgagaatggaggatgggaatcggccaatgctgtaggttatgggaatcaaaaccaaccaaggaatgatcctttCTCCAATACATACAACTCGAGATGGTGTGACCACCCCAATTTCAGATGGAGAGATGCACCACAATATGGCCAACAAAGTGGATTccgacaacccccgg GTAAGAATGTTCCAAATGTTGTGATTTCGAACACTAATCTGCCCAATGTTCCTTTCCCTCGCAGATTTGCACAgtcgaagaaagaagaaagcgaAAAGGACATTTTGGATACCTTTCGAAAAGTCCAAGTGAACATTCCTTTACTTGATGCTATTAAGCAAGTGCCTAG ATTTTTATGTCCTAGAAATGGAGGATTCAagccatgctccatcattgCCAATCTTGCtaggccgaccattcatgaaaacagcgaGAACAAAAATAGATGTGTTTATGGGAACATTAACCATGGA GTACATTTGGGGGAatccatttaa
- the LOC126596347 gene encoding putative vesicle-associated membrane protein 726, with protein MGQQSLIYSFVARGSVVLAEYTEFTGNFTTIAAQCLQKLPSSNNKFTYNCDGHTFNYLVENGFTYCVVAAESAGRQIPIAYLERIKDDFNKRYGGGKAATAVANGLNREFGPKLKDHMKYCVDHPEEINKLAKVKAQITEVKGVMMENIEKVLDRGEKIELLVDKTDNLRSQAQDFRTQGTKMKRKMWLQNMKMKLIVVAILVVIALIIYLSICRGFKCT; from the exons ATGGGGCAGCAATCTCTGATCTACAGCTTCGTCGCTCGAGGCTCTGTGGTTCTCGCCGAGTACACAGAGTTCACCGGAAATTTCACCACTATCGCCGCTCAATGCCTCCAGAAGCTTCCTTCCTCCAACAACAAGTTCACATACAATTGCGACGGCCACACCTTCAATTACCTTGTCGAAAACGGCTTCA CCTACTGTGTCGTTGCCGCTGAATCTGCTGGCAGGCAAATTCCAATTGCCTACCTGGAGAGAATCAAGGATGATTTCAACAAAAGATATGGTGGTGGGAAAGCAGCGACTGCTGTTGCCAATGGACTGAACAGAGAGTTTGG ACCCAAACTGAAGGACCACATGAAGTACTGTGTAGATCATCCTGAAGAGATCAACAAGCTTGCAAAAGTGAAGGCTCAGATTACTGAGGTCAAGGGTGTTATGATGGAAAATATTGAGAAG GTTCTTGATCGTGGTGAGAAGATTGAGCTGTTGGTGGATAAAACTGATAATCTTCGCTCCCAG GCCCAAGATTTCAGGACACAGGgaacaaaaatgaaaagaaagatgTGGCTTCAGAACATGAAGATGAAACTGATAGTCGTGGCGATCCTCGTTGTCATAGCCCTCATCATATATTTATCTATTTGTCGTGGTTTCAAGTGTACCTAA